AGCAGAAAAAACTGAACATACCAGCCTTTCCACTTCATCAGCTGTCATTGCTCCACCAGCTCTTGCCAAGTGGCCCAGAACTTTACTAGCAATAACTAAAGTTTCAGGTTCACGTTTTGCCTCAAATGCAGTTCGcatgtaatttgcaattttcccCACTTTGACTGCATTCTCCCCGATTTCCACATCTATTAGCTCGTCAATGGCCCTCAAAGCACCCAAATTTTCAGCAACATCATTGCTGTCTAAAAGTCCAGTAAGACGATCATACAGCTGATCCATAAAACGTGAAAATGCTTCACCACTGAGATCACGAGCTTGCTCTTCGACATATCTTCTCAACGCAGGAGCAGCTCCATCCTAATAAACACTCCATTCATCAAGATGTACAATCGAATTTACCAATTTGCAAGtagtaaaaactaaaaagacaaattaaaaaatttaatatgcaTTAAAGTAAAATCAGCAACCAGCTTCTGCGATCTGTAGAATTCACACCTTAGCTCTAGCTACTTTCAAACATGACAGTGAGTAGATTTTTCATACCTTGGGATTGCCGCGGACGGAAAGGTCAGCAAGCACTCGGTTAAGAGCGTCAAGGTTGTTAGCTCCGGTGGCAGCCGCTGGACCAATGTAGCGAATTGACTGTGCTGTCGTTGCGAGCGCCATCCTAAATATGCCTGTGCAAGCAAGCAAGCTCCAACAGCAAAAATCTCAAAACCCTAACCCCAGTCTCGAGTGCATTGGAGTACGCTGCTGCAGATATGCGTCCAATTTGCGATTATTTACTGCGAGTGAGGTCTGCAACCAAAATCACTCTCTACAGCTCGGTAGCGAACGGAATCCTGAGAGAAAACTAACGAAAATCCTGTATCTGTGTCACAATCAGGCTTTCGAGATTGAAGATCAAGTGGATACAGGAAGTGATTTGGTTAGCGATAAATTCTAGAGCGAGAAAGCAGGTAGCAGCCTTCTTCAATGGATTCTCTCTCTAACCACAGCCAAAACCCCCCTCCTCTGGCAGGATTCCGACTCCCCTATGCTAATATTTCTCGTTTATTTTGCTTATTATTTGCGGAAATTCCTACTTTCTCACAAAGATCTTATTTCTTTGTTTGGAGGTGTCTAGCACATCATTGATTTAATaatccttttattttgttttggcaagttttaataatagtaatatatacaATAAAGATTATACTATTTTTtcacttttaggtcattttgtcatgagaaatttcggaataagggtttaaattcactgacctttcgtaattaaGGATTCAATTCACTAACCTTTCGTAATTTGGGATCGAGGCATGCGTATTCTTCGTAATAAGGGATTTCTGATATTTTAGCttatttatgtgttttttaaatattatttcccACTAACCATTTATCAATTGTCTAAATTACCCCCTTCAATTTTTTACcaaaattctataaaaatagAATCTGCAAATGAATATAGCGATGGATTGAAAGAAATGCAGACTGCCGGGAAGGTGTTGCTGGTGTAGGAAATCAATAGGCATGTCTTCCCGACGGCGCCGTCACCGACGGTGACGCACTTTATGAATTCAGAAGCGGCGCGCATTAttcttcgagcaaacggagaaATTGATCGGTGATGGTGAATGGGAATGGGAATGGGAATGGGAATGTGAATGAGAATGTGAATGGGAATGGTGAAGGTTCCTATAACCATCCCTTGTCATGATGATTGTTATTTCATATTCTCAGAAGTAGCTGCTACCGATTTGAATTTGGATGAGTCATTCTCAGTTCATGCTGGAATAGCACACACTTGCTGGGCTACACATGGAGAACCAGCTCCAAGGAATAGCCACCCTCAGACATCTGATCCAAGAAACGAGTTCTTAGTTGTTCACAATGGAGTTATAACGAACTATGAGGTTCATTTGTCGTTTTTaatttctctcatttttctttatcaGTTAATGGCATGCTCTCATTATGCCATCAGATAGATGTTCTTTCAATTCATTTATAGCATGGATGTAGAATGTAGTTGTTGCTGCAACTTTTGATATCTTTACAAATCGTTGTTTGGTATAAATTCTTACAAAGCCTAATGCAGCAACATTTTCTATCTGCCAATTTTTACTTCTGTAAGCAATTTTCCTGAGAGAAATAGATATTTTTACAAATCATTGTTTGGTATAAATTCTTACAAAGTCTAATGCaacaatattttctttcttccaTTGTTTACTTCTGTAAGCAATTTTCCTGAGagaaatatatatatctttaaaaattatttttggtgTAAATTCTTACAAAGTATAATGCAGCAACATTTTCTTTCTTCCAATTTTTACTTTTGAAAGCAATTTTCACGAGAGCACtgtattttacatttttaagaGAAAAAGGATAAATAAATGGTTCGCACAGGGTCTGTCCTTAATTTTGGTAAAAATTTGAAGGGGTAATTTAGACGATTGATAAATGATTAgagagaaataatattaaaaaaaacgcaTAAATAAGCTAAAATATAAGAAATCCCTTATTACGAAGAATACGCATGCCTCGATCCCAAATTATGAAAGGTCAGTGAATTGAATCCTTAATTACGAAAGGTCATCGAATTTAAACCcctattccgaaatttctcttttGTCATACATATTGTGACCGCGTATGTTCATATTTCATATAATGTATCAGTGTCTATTTTTGCATACGCACATACAAAGCGTCGTTTCATCGCACTTCGAGCAATCTAGGGGTGTGACGGTCATGGCAAAGGTATTGAGTTTGAACCTCCTAAAGCGACAACTTGGCCTCCGATTAATCTGTCACTAATCATCTTAGTATCTATCTTTATAGATTTAGGGTTGCATTATCCCAAGACCAACCCTTATTTTCAGGATAAATTTCGGAATAAATGATTAATTTCGCTAACCTTTCAAAATTTGGAATTCAATTTGCTGACCTTTCAAAATATGGGATCGGGGCGCGCGAATTTTTCGAAATAAGGGTTTTTTCATTTgtcctcttttttcttcttctttttcttattaatttcatcaaaaaaatatatgaatggACTAAACTATCTCATGATTTAATACCTCAATTTTAGCATATCTCTGATAATTTGAACCCATAATTATGAAACCCCAATTTCTCTCTAGCTTCGGTGGTTGGGGGTTGAAGATTTTACAATTTAACAAGCCTATTTTCGATATTTAAGCCCTTCTTTAATTGAATACTTTATCCCAATTGacaaatttatttgtttttcccCCAATTACAATATGAACCAAATTATCATATATGGATGGTGGTTGGGTGGGACGGTGGTTTGGTAGTGGAAGTTTCAAATTATCAGTATGAGAGCAGAATCATAATCGGGGTTTCAAATTTTTATGGGTAATTTGGTCTATCCATATATTTTGTGAtggaattaataagaaaaaaaagaggaaaaatgaaaaaactcTTATTTCGAAAAATTCGCTCGCCTCAATCCCATATTTTGAAAAGTCAGCgaatttaatcccaaatttcGAAAGGTCACCGAAATTAAtcccttattccgaaatttaTCTATCTTAAGTGGATGAAAACTTCCAAAAAAATCCGAATTATCAAAACTCCAATAAAACTATAGCTTTCCACCTCTAATTCTGGGTAACCAATGGACTTTTGACAACTATAGACTCATTTGAATGGAGCTGTTTTGGGTATATAACCTTCTCTTTCTCAACTCTAAACCCTAGATAGCATTTTGGATTTACAActtttttatttgttgattTCGTTTTTTATTTCCCACTtgatttgttgatttattctaGTAGGAGTGATAACAATGTTCGATTAAAGGCATACTGAAAATCGACAATGTTAGAAACTAACTCGTGGAAATGGAAATAGGGGCAAGATCAAAGATGGTGATGAGAAGGTTGTTAACATTGTCATTATTTAGCAATTTCCATTtcgattatttttttataggaTCTTCTAATATACTCTATCTCTATCTGCTAGGAGTGACAAATCGTGCGTGTTGTGTCGTTAttgtgtcgacacgataacgacacgacacgataacaacaaacacggaCACGACCCGTTTAGAAAACTCCAAACACAAACACGACCCGCTACTCTCTGACACGAATACGACAcaaacccattaacgacacgaactacttcgggtcaacacgacacgataacaacacatatatgacacgacacaataacgacactataataatacgaaaaatgaaaaatctatTTTCACGCTAATACTAAGTGCTCCATTAGACTAaacttaatttaaattttaaaataaataaaataataataatattataatatattaatattatttcgtAACGTGTAACACGAACATGACACGACACAAAttttcgtgtcgttatcgtgtcgacacgataaggacacgaacccaataagctttgacacatacccattattttcgtgcggGTCCGTGTCGTGTTATTGTGTCGTGCCAAAAATTGCCAGCTTTTCATTTAACTTCACACTAACTTTTATACAGATAAAGAAAATGGGTGCAAAAATTAATAGAAGAATATGAgttcaacttttatatattaatctatcttatatatatatatatatatatataacaaaaatagattttggaaaaaataacagaaatgtcattatgaatattatgataatataaataaaaaaagaatattaATTGTTACATTGCATcgttattcattatttatggtAATCTAAAACAAAAAAGAATTTTAATATATACGCGGGTTTACACTAACACATGTTTAAGCTAAAGTTACCAGAAATTACAAAAGATGAAGCGTGAAGAGGATGAGGGAGGCGCGTGCGGGACATGTTGTGGTCGATAGCAGGCTGGCGGCGACGGTAGCGTCCAAAAGAACCAACTACTAGACGGAAATCATTATTGAAAATGGAAAGGAATGAAGCATGAGGCTAAGGTCATCTCACGTTAATAACAAAAGATGATGAATAGCTTGGTGAATAAGACAATGAAATGGGACAAAAAAGGCTACGCATTAGCACATTTTAAGGTGTGCTAATATAAGCACGTGTTTCATTTAttcctttcactccaaatcCACCTTCAACTCATACTACGACTGCATTTGTCCTCGATGGCTTCGAAAGGAAAGCGAAAGCTGATATACGCCGGCAGCATCGTATACCCCCAAATTTTAGGTTATGTAAAAATGAGAGTTTCATATAATCGACGACGGCACCGACATACCTGTGGTGGTCGGAAGGGTGAATTCGGAGCAACCAGTGAGgacaataaaaaaattgcaagatacatataaaatttcaattacATGCAACTTCTTTGTTTCAATCACATCACTCCCCCCTTCACAAAAATGTGTCCTCACACAACTGCCAAAAAAGTAGTTCACAGATAGACATTGGaaatttaactaatttttagtatatgtatttttcaagaaaattgACAACTTAATCAAAATAAACATGATTTTGATTCTACAAAATAAACTGTAACAGCAAAGTATAGTTATGGAGTAATAAACTTGGAAGAAACTAATAGAAGAACCCCATATGATATCAAAATTCGCACCATCGAGAAATATTCGTGAAAAAAGTGCAAGAAAAGAAGAGCACCCAAATTGTGGATGGGATGGCAAAATATATTGGTATACAATTTACAAGCAGATACACAATTTACAATACCTACTTTTTTCAACTAGCTAGCTTTGCACAAGGCTAACAAGAAAATCTGTGAATATTTGCTCGTAGTCCGGCATTTTTCCGTACCCTGCAACAACCAAAACCTCAGCACCAAGACGTGAACACTAACGTGATTCAGAAAGAGAACACATGGTTAAAAGTAATGAAGGAGCAGTTTGCTGTTTCAACTTGTTTACTCTAGCTTCACTAGTGGAGTTGGGTGTTTTCACGCTCCAGTGATGCAGATGACACGAATAGAGTTGAAAACATTGAATAGAATGAATTAGGTGACTGCCAACATATTTGTCTCGTATAGCAAAACTTATCTAAGGGAGCAACATCTACATGCTGTAATGTCCACATCAAGAAGCATAATTCAGAAATTAACAAGCACTAACCAGGGAAGTAATTGATATCGATGATGTAATACAGATCTTTGGTCCCTTTCTGGCGAATTATATCCAAATTGAACAGCCGAAGTCCCTAATATTACCGAGCTCAGAAAATCACTTATCTAATGTTCCAAGTTGACAGAACTACAGAATAGATGAAGCAAAATTTCAATGAAAATGGATTTTACCAGTCGGTGGTGGAGCTCTTTTGCAAGCATCTCAAGCATAGGTTGCGGAGGAAGCTCTGCGGTAAATTAAAATGAGATTGTGAGCTGTTACTCATTTCAACAAAAGAAATTGATGCAACAAGTAATAGTTAATAGGGACAAGGTTTCAAGCTCCAAAGATTAAAACAAAAATGACTGTTTCATTGACCCTCGTTGATTTTCAGAATTGAGTAGTAAAATTTTGCGTGACAGAAATTGAAGAGCAATGAAAGAAAGAGTTCCACTCACGCAGGTTGTGGAATTGTAATATCTGCAAGTACAATCAAACTTACCAGCAACAGCAGGATCCAGATCCACATCATCTGCAGAAGAATCAGCACCAGAAACCCTCGGGAAGCCGAACACCCCAGAATTTGTTGATATGTCTGTTTCAGTTAAATCAGGCAGCGAGAAACGCCTGACAACTTTAATAGACTCACCAACAATAAAAACTTTAAAGAGGACACCACCTACCATCGAGAGTAACATATCAGTAATTCAAACTTAATAAGCAATAGCTGAAAGGACAGAAGATGACAACAAACTTCCCATACTGTGATTAATGAATTCCTGCAAAACCATCGGAGCTTCCAGTTCGGATAGGGAAATGTGATCGTATGCAAGGAAAAGCGCATGAGACTTTACACTTCCATCCACTACAAGTGGTTTCACAACTGGAACAGCAGAACTCGACATAGGTTATACATCACAGAGAGAACGGAACAACTAGCTTAACATATCAAAGAACCTGAATAACGAGTAAAATACGCCTTTTCATGGAAACAGAAACACTGCCAAATTATTGTCACATGCAATTTTTTAACTAGCTTATCACATTTCCACGATGATCTCTATTAGAATGGGGGCACGTTGGCACACATGTCAGGGGAGCGAGAGCGTGTGCATgggcttttagggttagggcttcCTAGAGTATATAATAGAAGGATCGTAGCAGAGTGATCTATCTCTATAATATTTCTGTTCAGTTTGCATTCATCCGCCTTCACTCTATCCATATCTAGGTTATTTATTCAGTTGAATGAGATTCGTCCAGAATGTTAACACCAAAGGGTTACAAACTCTATACTTGGAGGTACAAAAGCATCATGAATTTTGTTCATTGTGGATTACTGGATTGAGCATGCCAAATTATACAACAGAACCAAAAACCACCCACATTCTGCCACTAATAGTAAGAGAAAAATAGGAGTCAAATGAATGATTTCATGCTTTATTAGAACAAGTTTAAACTGGTTTCTCCatcgaaaatgaaaataaggtTACCTAGAGGTACTGATAATCCTGCTTTTACAACTTCATCTGGTACCGAAGTAGGGTTCTTTGAAATCACCAACTGCCGTGGAGTGCAAACCTTGCCTGCGACAATTATACCCAAAAGGCACCGTGTATTTACTCTGAAGAGACCAAATAGTCTGGAACTCATCTACTGGAACTCATCTACTGACAAAGATAAGATTTGGTCGAGAAGACAAAAGACCCATTTTCGAAAATAGCAAGGACAGTGCAAGACAAGGGCAGACTTAAGTATGAGAAACCATTTCATATAGTGACAAGAGTACTGTTGTGCTTGTGCATAAAATTACCATAAGATTCGGGAAATTTCAGGTCAGCAACCACCTCCAGCATTGATTGACGGTTGCGTAAATGCTGAATGGCCTCAGGAGGATCAACGACTGTCACCTCTGGATGTAATCTCTGATAATCCTTCAATGGAAAATATGAAATAGAATGAGACTGAAAGAAAGATGCTGCAGCATATAAAATAACTAGCTTTTCCAGCTAGGCTAAGAATTCATCCATGCTGAACAATGtgtaaaaattatactccctccgtcccacaagagtatgcaaTTTTGGttgggcacggattttaatgcataattggtaaagtaagagagaggtagaaagaaaaagtaattaaagtattgttagttgagaatgggtcccacctcattagagagaaaagagtttccaaaattagaagtGCATACTCTAGTGGGACggtttaaaaatgaaaagagtgcatactcttgggacggagggagtaatatttaggTTGATAATATTTATGTTCTAAAagaattatatttaaataagtTAACACATTCTGTTTCACTAATATAAACTGATTCATGCAGAAGATCAACAAAATGACATCAAAGGTGCATAAATGAAAACCATGGAGAGCTTTACAAAAATGGTTTTGCCCCCTTCCCCCTAGATTAGTATCATAGATTCCTATTACTGACCAGTGACCTACTCATAAGCTAATACATATATTATCGGGGCATTACAACTATAAACTTCCTTTTATGTTCAAGACTGACACACAAGGATGGAACGTAAAGATTACCCTGTTTTAAAGCAACAAGCAAGGGAAGTGACATATTACTAACCATTAAACTACAATAGGTCTGTTTCTCAGAAGCAGTTATAAGTTTCCTCTGTGTACCTTGAGTTTTACAGAGACTTGATTTGTTCCTATTGACTACTTTATACACACATATCTTTCTTCTAATGTTTGGCTACAAATGAGAAACAAATTTCActaaaacatggcatgatattCTAACTGTCCTTGGATCTCTCTCCAAAGAAAGAAAGATCACATGTAACATTTTTCTGTTCCTCTGCTTGTTACTGTAGACCGTAGTAAGCTACTGAGAGAAATGATCTGTAATTACTTCCACAAGCAAATACACAGGTCGTAGCTACTTCATAAGCCAAATTTTCAATTAGTCAACCACAGTAGCTCGTCCTCCCAGTCATCATTTTAGGTTTCAAGTACTCCAGGCCATTAAATCATCTCCGTTCTTGTACAGGGAGATGCATGAAATATTGATCTTCTATGCATTCTACAGAAATAAGGAAATATGTAACATAATCTACTCCATCTTGAGTTTTATCTTTTGACAACATTACACTTTTGTAAAGTGTTCTTTATCGTTATAGTCTTAGAGAGATCTTAGAATTCCCTGAAGTCTGACAAAAACATCGAACTTTGTAATAAGATTATAAGGCTTCACAGAATGGCCAATCTAGCAACTCTACCAGTCAAATTAAAATATCATGTAGCATAAAGTGAATGTGTAATTCTATCATTATTTCATCAACAAAACATTAGTAGAATTGGGTACACATGAAAACAAATGCGGAGTAGTATGATGGCCTTTGTTCATCATTTGCTTTTTTTGTTTATGCACAAAGGGTGGTTTTTATATagctaataatattaaatttcaacttGATTAAATTCTGTGTACTCTCACAATTAGTAAAGACTTCAAAAGTTACTGCCAACTAGGACAAGCTACTCAGGACATCAAAATCCCCTTGTTTACACACTACAGCAAAAGTTCATCAGACCTACACCAGCAGAAGTATACTAGATCTAGAAAAGTACAATCCTCACTTGTTTGATCCTCAGGGACCAAGCACATCTATCTGGTCATGAATCACGACGAAGACTAGGTAGTTTTTGGATTCATGGCATAGTTCTCAGAGTAGAAATTCCACAGCAGCACTAGACCATTGGATTCACAAACCAATATAAAGTTGAGAGCACAAACCTCAATAACCTGGGACCAGTCCCTCCCTTCCAACTGAAATAAAAAAGTGCAATCAATCAACAAAGATGAGGGCAACAGAGTATGATAATATGcattttacatattttttgGGTTTGACTCATATTATAAGAAGGCAATTCATGATTACAGTGGGCCAGTTGGCTTGACAAAATAAATGCAAAACCTTTTCTGCTAATCTTAGTAAATGAGATGTATATTAAAGTTAACTTCTTTTTCCTTCTATGGTTCCTCTAATTCATTATTACATTCTTTTCTCTCACATTgcaaaactaaaaataaataaatacataaaatacaaactttaattcCTAATATTGAAGAGGTTGGTTCAAGTTGGTCAATACTCAAAATACTCGATGTCAAAAAAATCGATATCATTAAACTCGCCATCGTGAAGGATAATTAGTTTAATGCGAAGTAACAAAATATATCCGAATTAGCTTTTTTGTACAAATAGATGCAGATCCCTGTAACAGAACTCgggtagaaaaataaaaatgatgacTAGACATATCCTTGGAAGTGTTTGTATCATAGGGCCTGCCAAATGGGTCCATACAACAAGGCAAGACAAAGTTAGCAATGATGAGAGAGAGCATAGAGATAGACTTTTATTTGGACTTTGCAGTTACGTACTCAGATATTCAGAGAATTTTGGCTAGTGACAGTGCCACTTGTAAATGAACAAGAAGAAGGCAGACAATCAGAAGTCATGAGATTATTGAATCCAAAAACTATGGTTAAGTGAGAAAAGCTATAATGCACCCTTTCGAATCCGGCTATACTTTAAAATTTATTAGTTAATTGCTTAACACAATATGTCAAGAAACAATCATTGGCTCTTTTTAACCTTCATTTCCAGTTATGCAAGCTAACCTCTGGATCCTGTTGGGCTCAGTTTCCACTATATATTTCAGTTGAAATGGTTTGGTGCAGAATTTCTTCCTAAAACGATGGTCAAAGGACTATCAATACCTATGTGTTAACATCCAAAATAGCAATACTGACATTGCATCTATTGTAGGATTTCAAACAATTAGCAAGCAATTATGACAGTAATAACTCAAACCTTGTGTAAAACAATATTGAATGGACCCTGCTCTGATAAAGCTCTTTTCAGATCAATTGGAACAAATTGAATGCCCTTATTTCTGCATTAGAAAATGTGACCCCTTAAGTGACCAGAAAAGTAGATTATACCTCATCAAAACATCTAAGGGGTTTTCAGTAAATTAATGGAAAATTTATGGTTATTAAGATTCAAGCGATGTGGTGAACAAGTTGAAGTTAAGTGATAATAGATTgataaacaaaaaaagaataGAATGAATAAGCAGACATTTGGAGAATCACCAATCAAAACTTGTAGCCTCAAATATCCAAGTTATTTGGTTGAGGATAAGTTAATAGCATAACatagaaaattatcaaattatacATGCATTTTAATGCAAATCAGGAAACTAAAGGACGATTATGCCATGAAGGGGA
This region of Salvia splendens isolate huo1 unplaced genomic scaffold, SspV2 ctg1047, whole genome shotgun sequence genomic DNA includes:
- the LOC121788447 gene encoding inositol-tetrakisphosphate 1-kinase 3-like isoform X2; its protein translation is MKLNATILYSCVDDEKEEASTPPSESSPPAPASIVVGYAFTSKKKKSFLKPKFIRFARNKGIQFVPIDLKRALSEQGPFNIVLHKLEGRDWSQVIERLHPEVTVVDPPEAIQHLRNRQSMLEVVADLKFPESYGKVCTPRQLVISKNPTSVPDEVVKAGLSVPLVVKPLVVDGSVKSHALFLAYDHISLSELEAPMVLQEFINHSGVLFKVFIVGESIKVVRRFSLPDLTETDISTNSGVFGFPRVSGADSSADDVDLDPAVAELPPQPMLEMLAKELHHRLGLRLFNLDIIRQKGTKDLYYIIDINYFPGYGKMPDYEQIFTDFLVSLVQS
- the LOC121788447 gene encoding inositol-tetrakisphosphate 1-kinase 1-like isoform X1, which produces MKLNATILYSCVDDEKEEASTPPSESSPPAPASIVVGYAFTSKKKKSFLKPKFIRFARNKGIQFVPIDLKRALSEQGPFNIVLHKLEGRDWSQVIEDYQRLHPEVTVVDPPEAIQHLRNRQSMLEVVADLKFPESYGKVCTPRQLVISKNPTSVPDEVVKAGLSVPLVVKPLVVDGSVKSHALFLAYDHISLSELEAPMVLQEFINHSGVLFKVFIVGESIKVVRRFSLPDLTETDISTNSGVFGFPRVSGADSSADDVDLDPAVAELPPQPMLEMLAKELHHRLGLRLFNLDIIRQKGTKDLYYIIDINYFPGYGKMPDYEQIFTDFLVSLVQS